A window from Corynebacterium urealyticum DSM 7109 encodes these proteins:
- the folC gene encoding bifunctional tetrahydrofolate synthase/dihydrofolate synthase, producing MIDSTDRDLNTAPGEDQGQGQAGDTGAVELTGQEEAVAGSAVGGVRLDEHGLALPIDAAGTKPGEEDGQLSGDDALPPRPITEEDLADLAAVEAELNQRWPETKIDPSLERIEMLMDLLGNPERSFATIQVAGTNGKTSVVRMIESLLRAFHRRTGRTTSPHLQLVTERIAVDGEPIHPQDYIRMWREIQPMVEMVDAKSTAEGGPQMSKFEVLVALAYSAFADAPVDVAVIETGMGGTWDATNVVNSDVSVITPIGMDHTDFLGDTLTEIAGEKAGIIKSRWDREDLLTPPENIAIISEQEPEAMRVLLERAVEVDAAVARAGAEFGAVESTVAVGGQRLTIKGLAGTYDDIFLPLSGEHQARNAATALAAVEAFFGAGGDRQLDVDKVREGFATVTSPGRLERVRATPSVFIDASHNPHGAAALAKAVDRDFDFRRLIGVVAVLGDKDARGILAALEPVLDDVVITEVQSPRALPVDVLAEYARDAFGEERVHVAEQLPTAVETAIQLAEDDSDGMLAGAGVLVTGSVVTAGEARTLFAKKPE from the coding sequence ATGATCGATTCGACGGATCGTGACTTGAACACCGCGCCGGGCGAGGACCAGGGCCAAGGCCAGGCCGGGGACACCGGTGCCGTTGAGCTGACCGGCCAGGAGGAGGCCGTTGCCGGGTCCGCCGTCGGGGGAGTGCGCCTCGACGAGCACGGCTTGGCGCTTCCTATCGATGCCGCCGGCACGAAGCCCGGTGAGGAGGATGGTCAGCTAAGCGGCGACGATGCGCTGCCGCCTCGGCCCATCACTGAGGAGGATCTGGCAGACCTCGCCGCGGTCGAAGCCGAGCTGAATCAGCGCTGGCCGGAGACGAAGATCGACCCCTCCCTGGAACGCATCGAGATGCTCATGGACCTGCTGGGCAACCCGGAGCGCTCCTTTGCCACCATCCAGGTCGCTGGCACCAACGGCAAGACCTCCGTGGTGCGGATGATCGAGTCCTTGCTGCGGGCATTCCATCGTCGCACAGGGCGAACGACCTCCCCGCACCTGCAGCTGGTCACCGAGCGTATCGCCGTTGACGGCGAGCCGATCCATCCGCAGGATTACATCCGCATGTGGCGGGAGATCCAGCCGATGGTGGAGATGGTGGATGCGAAGTCCACCGCCGAGGGCGGCCCGCAGATGAGCAAGTTTGAGGTGCTGGTCGCGCTCGCGTACAGCGCTTTTGCGGACGCTCCGGTGGACGTAGCCGTCATCGAAACCGGCATGGGCGGAACTTGGGATGCGACGAATGTCGTGAACTCCGACGTTTCCGTGATTACGCCCATCGGCATGGACCACACGGACTTCCTCGGCGATACCCTCACCGAGATCGCTGGCGAGAAGGCAGGCATCATCAAGTCCCGCTGGGATCGCGAGGATCTGCTCACTCCGCCGGAAAATATCGCGATCATCTCCGAGCAGGAGCCCGAGGCGATGCGCGTGCTGCTGGAGCGTGCGGTCGAGGTCGACGCCGCGGTCGCTCGCGCCGGAGCCGAGTTCGGCGCCGTGGAATCCACCGTCGCAGTCGGTGGCCAGCGTCTGACGATCAAGGGACTGGCCGGGACCTACGACGACATCTTCCTGCCGCTGTCCGGCGAACACCAGGCCCGCAATGCCGCCACCGCCCTGGCCGCGGTGGAGGCCTTCTTCGGAGCTGGCGGCGACCGCCAGCTGGACGTCGATAAGGTGCGCGAGGGCTTCGCTACCGTGACATCTCCCGGCCGGTTGGAGCGTGTGCGCGCCACCCCGAGCGTGTTCATCGACGCCTCCCACAACCCGCACGGTGCGGCAGCCTTGGCCAAGGCCGTGGACCGGGACTTCGACTTCCGCCGCCTCATCGGCGTGGTCGCGGTCCTGGGGGACAAGGACGCCCGCGGCATCCTCGCCGCGCTCGAGCCTGTCCTCGACGACGTCGTCATCACGGAGGTGCAGTCCCCGCGCGCGCTGCCGGTGGACGTGCTCGCCGAGTATGCCCGGGATGCCTTCGGGGAGGAGCGGGTCCACGTCGCCGAGCAGCTCCCGACTGCGGTGGAGACCGCCATCCAGTTGGCTGAGGACGATAGCGATGGCATGCTGGCCGGGGCCGGAGTGCTGGTCACCGGCTCGGTGGTCACCGCAGGTGAGGCGCGAACGCTGTTCGCCAAGAAGCCCGAGTAG
- a CDS encoding valine--tRNA ligase: MTSNTPATSQGVQRGEDRSQLLPNQWNPSDVESELYEGWVSAGYFKADAASDKPPFSIVLPPPNVTGRLHMGHALDHTLIDAMSRRRRMQGYEVLWLPGSDHAGIATQTRVESDLKKRESKDRFDYGREEFIERVWEWKDEYGGLIQQQMRAIGDSVDWSRERFTLDEGLSRAVQTIFKALFDQGMIYQDNRMVNWSPVLQTAISDIEVNYEDVEGELVSLRYGSLNDDEPHVIVATTRVETMLGDVAVAVHPEDERYADLVGTTLPHPFLPDREMVIIADDYVDPEFGTGAVKITPAHDPNDFAMGQRHDLPMPVVLDETGHVSGTGTQFDGMDRFEAREKIRLALEEQGRVVARKHPYVHSVGHSERSGEPIEPRLSLQWWVDVKKLAKMSGDAVREGDTTIYPASQEPRWFDWVDNMHDWTISRQLWWGHRIPIWYGPEGEVVCCGPDDEPPTGEGWHQDEDVLDTWFSSALWPFSTMGWPENTPDLQKFYPTSVLVTGYDILFFWVARMMMFATFADTLEGSPLHGKANGENQAARDGRPQVPFKDVFLHGLVRDEHGRKMSKSLGNGIDPMDWVRDYGADALRFTLARGANPGADLPVGEHSAQSSRNFATKLYNATKFALMNGAQIGELPPREELTDADRWILDRLEATRALVDDALERYEFSLANENLYKFAWGEFCDWYLEIAKVQIPRDWDSATKEEYARGVNTQVVLGRVLDAVLRLLHPAMPFVTETLWTALTKDVEGYPESLVIAEWPDQSMTNNGAEPDELAARRMADLEKLVTELRRFRADQGVKPKQRVPGRLDFAAVDLEEEEAAIRSLARLEEPGDDWETTASIELRLSQATITVELDTSDAVDIEAERKRLEKDLANAQKELDNAAKKLSNENFLNKAPEHVVADIKERQVVAQEEFDRITRRLEGLPKK; encoded by the coding sequence ATGACCAGCAATACTCCTGCAACGTCCCAGGGTGTCCAGCGCGGCGAGGATCGTTCGCAGCTGCTGCCCAATCAGTGGAACCCATCCGATGTGGAATCGGAGCTCTACGAAGGCTGGGTTTCGGCCGGCTACTTCAAGGCCGACGCGGCAAGTGATAAGCCGCCGTTCTCCATCGTCTTGCCGCCGCCGAACGTCACCGGTCGGCTGCACATGGGCCACGCGCTGGATCACACCCTGATCGACGCGATGTCCCGTCGCCGCCGCATGCAGGGTTACGAGGTCCTGTGGCTGCCGGGCTCTGACCACGCAGGTATCGCCACCCAGACCCGCGTGGAATCCGACCTGAAGAAGCGCGAATCTAAGGACCGCTTCGATTACGGCCGCGAGGAGTTCATCGAGCGCGTCTGGGAGTGGAAGGACGAATACGGCGGCCTGATCCAGCAGCAGATGCGCGCCATCGGCGACTCCGTGGACTGGTCCCGCGAGCGCTTCACCCTGGATGAGGGCCTGTCCCGCGCAGTCCAGACGATCTTTAAGGCCCTGTTCGACCAGGGCATGATCTACCAGGACAACCGGATGGTTAACTGGTCGCCGGTGCTGCAGACCGCGATCTCCGACATCGAGGTCAACTACGAGGACGTCGAGGGCGAGCTGGTCAGCCTCCGTTACGGTTCCCTCAACGACGACGAGCCCCACGTCATCGTCGCGACCACGCGCGTGGAGACGATGCTGGGTGACGTGGCCGTCGCGGTGCACCCGGAGGACGAGCGCTACGCTGACCTCGTCGGCACCACGCTGCCGCACCCATTCCTGCCGGACCGCGAGATGGTGATCATCGCGGATGATTACGTGGATCCCGAGTTCGGCACCGGTGCGGTGAAGATCACCCCGGCGCACGATCCGAATGACTTCGCGATGGGGCAGCGCCACGACCTGCCGATGCCGGTGGTGCTCGACGAGACCGGCCACGTTTCCGGCACGGGCACACAGTTCGACGGCATGGACCGCTTCGAGGCCCGCGAGAAGATCCGCCTGGCCCTCGAGGAGCAGGGCCGCGTTGTGGCCCGCAAGCACCCCTACGTGCACTCCGTCGGCCACTCCGAGCGCTCCGGTGAGCCGATCGAACCGCGGCTTTCCCTGCAGTGGTGGGTGGATGTGAAGAAGCTGGCGAAGATGTCCGGCGACGCCGTCCGTGAAGGCGATACGACCATCTACCCGGCCTCCCAGGAACCACGCTGGTTCGACTGGGTGGACAACATGCACGACTGGACCATTTCCCGCCAGCTGTGGTGGGGCCACCGCATCCCGATCTGGTACGGGCCGGAAGGCGAGGTCGTGTGCTGCGGGCCGGACGACGAGCCACCGACGGGCGAGGGCTGGCACCAGGACGAGGACGTGCTGGACACCTGGTTCAGCTCCGCCCTGTGGCCGTTCTCCACGATGGGCTGGCCGGAGAACACCCCGGACCTGCAGAAGTTCTACCCAACTTCCGTGCTGGTCACCGGCTACGACATTCTGTTCTTCTGGGTCGCCCGCATGATGATGTTCGCCACCTTCGCGGACACGCTCGAAGGTTCCCCACTGCACGGTAAGGCCAATGGCGAGAACCAGGCTGCCCGCGATGGGCGCCCGCAGGTTCCGTTCAAGGATGTCTTCCTCCACGGCCTCGTCCGTGATGAGCACGGCCGCAAAATGTCTAAGTCCCTGGGCAACGGCATCGACCCGATGGACTGGGTGCGCGACTACGGTGCTGACGCGCTGCGCTTCACCCTGGCTCGTGGTGCCAACCCTGGTGCGGACCTGCCGGTCGGCGAGCACTCCGCGCAGTCCTCCCGTAACTTCGCGACGAAGCTGTACAACGCCACCAAGTTCGCGCTCATGAACGGTGCCCAAATCGGCGAGCTGCCGCCACGCGAGGAGCTGACCGACGCGGACCGCTGGATCCTCGACCGCCTGGAGGCCACCCGCGCCCTCGTCGACGATGCCCTGGAGCGCTACGAGTTCTCCCTGGCTAATGAGAACCTCTATAAGTTCGCCTGGGGCGAGTTCTGCGACTGGTACCTGGAGATCGCGAAGGTACAGATCCCGCGCGACTGGGATTCCGCCACCAAGGAGGAGTACGCCCGCGGTGTGAACACCCAGGTGGTGCTCGGTCGCGTCCTCGACGCGGTGCTGCGCCTGCTGCACCCGGCGATGCCATTCGTCACGGAGACCCTGTGGACCGCCCTGACCAAGGATGTCGAGGGCTACCCGGAGTCCCTGGTGATCGCCGAGTGGCCAGACCAGTCCATGACCAATAACGGCGCCGAGCCAGACGAGCTGGCCGCCCGCCGCATGGCTGACCTGGAGAAGCTGGTCACCGAGCTGCGTCGCTTCCGTGCGGACCAGGGTGTCAAGCCGAAGCAGCGTGTCCCGGGCCGACTGGACTTCGCCGCCGTCGACCTCGAGGAAGAAGAGGCAGCCATCCGCTCCCTGGCCCGACTTGAGGAGCCGGGGGATGACTGGGAGACCACCGCCTCCATTGAGCTGCGCCTCAGCCAGGCCACGATCACCGTCGAACTGGATACCTCCGACGCCGTGGATATTGAGGCCGAGCGCAAGCGCCTGGAAAAGGATCTCGCCAACGCTCAGAAGGAGCTGGACAACGCAGCGAAGAAGCTCAGCAACGAGAACTTCTTGAACAAGGCTCCGGAGCACGTCGTGGCGGATATTAAGGAACGCCAGGTCGTGGCCCAGGAGGAGTTTGACCGCATCACTCGCCGTCTGGAGGGGCTGCCAAAGAAATGA